Proteins from one Silurus meridionalis isolate SWU-2019-XX chromosome 3, ASM1480568v1, whole genome shotgun sequence genomic window:
- the LOC124383236 gene encoding SPEG neighbor protein-like has product MSKVKAAPPPGCIININDPQVQEAAIRIQASYRGHRSRKELREKGPPTFLQELKDVLLVEGSAAKLECRVSAFPDPFIVWSKDGKELKDGPKYRYVFEETDVVALVVRDGELADLGRYTVTIKNPFGQTSGSACIIVEVPAKVTKGPDSVKGRRGTTVVLKAEISGEPPPDVGWLKDGEDIEEDDRVFFDVGDTDTILTIKSARASDSGKYEVFVENNLGTDQSFARVDIM; this is encoded by the exons atgtccaaaGTCAAGGCTGCACCCCCACCAGGGTGCATAATTAACATCAACGACCCTCAAGTTCAAGAGGCAGCTATACGCATCCAGGCTTCATATCGGGGCCATCG GTCAAGAAAAGAGCTACGTGAGAAAGGGCCACCAACATTTCTGCAGGAGCTAAAAGACGTGCTCCTGGTGGAAGGAAGTGCCGCAAAGTTGGAGTGCCGAGTCAGTGCTTTCCCTGACCCCTTCATCGTCTGGTCAAAAGACGGCAAAGAGCTTAAAGATGGACCTAAGTACCGCTACGTGTTTGAGGAAACTGATGTTGTGGCACTAGTGGTGCGTGATGGAGAGTTAGCAGATCTGGGCAGATACACTGTTACCATTAAAAACCCCTTTGGTCAGACATCCGGCTCTGCTTGCATCATAGTGGAGG TCCCAGCTAAGGTGACCAAGGGACCAGACAGTGTGAAAGGCAGGAGAGGGACCACTGTTGTGCTGAAGGCGGAGATCAGTGGGGAACCGCCCCCTGATGTCGGCTGGCTCAAGGATGGAGAAGATATAGAGGAAGATGACAG GGTGTTTTTTGACGTAGGTGACACTGACACCATTCTCACGATCAAAAGTGCACGGGCATCAGATTCAGGAAAGTATGAGGTGTTCGTGGAGAATAACTTGGGAACGGATCAGTCCTTTGCTCGAGTGGACATTATGTGA